AGGTatgaattatacatttttttcattataccaAAGAATGTGTAAAAGCTAAATGCTATCACCTTGTTCTTTATGCACCTATCATACAACTAAGGCATCGCAGAATGGATCGCATATgaacaacataaaataaaagacaacatataattaaacacaaacacacacacacacatatgtgaacggAGAACCCTCTAACGTGTTTAaactatagtagaaaaaaacacaatgcacaaactagatttattggtgatgagacaacagtttctaaATCCGCCTGGATTACAGTCGGATTcaaattctcattatcaataattatagtttgtgcattgtggtatTTTCtgccataatatatatacatatgtataaatatatctatgtgtgtgtggggggggggggggggggtaaatatatgtgtgtacaaatatacttgtacagtgtatatctacatgtgtgtgtgtacacgtatatatagaagtacattaatacatgtttatatacatatatgtagtttatGTAAGAACATAcacgatatgatatatatatatatatatatatatatcatacacacacacatacacacatacacacacacacaaatatatatgtatatatatacatacatatgcatatatatatgtatgtgtgtgtgtgtatacgtttatatttcAGCAAGGTATGGTATACTAACCAGGGAAGTTTAGATATCAAAGGGGGCTGTAAGCATTTCTGTGTTGATGAAAATCTCGCGAACAGATAACTATTTTCTGTGTATATTAATTTCTATGTGTAACAAACATCATCGgttttctgtgtgtctctttttttctccctccccccatcccccctctctctatttatcttttttttttctaattttcttctcgatcgctctctttctctttttctctcgctttctttttcaaaaataaaGGCATGCTATACCAACAAAATTTCATGACATGCTCAGTCCTGCTAAATAGTAACacgcatttatatttattttctttctttcaatgaaACACGCACAATTTTCAAGATTGCTTTATTGCAAAATATactacataaaaataaatcacaGGCCTGTACACCTCAGCTGTACAAGGCAGGGCGACCAACCCTGAAGGGCTCTGTCGCCAAGCCGGGAACATCACGCTCAACGACCAGGACGAAACTAAGTGAAAACTcacaggtggagagagaaggcACGAAACGAGGACAAGAGGGAagattgaagaaaaaatataaagagagtcaATCAGTAattgagaaagcaagaaaaggtgGCACTTGTTGCACCAGCCATCTCttggccctctccctcgccccctagtAGTGGCTGCGAGCGACGAGGGGCTGAGCGTAGCCGTAGCGAGGGACGTACGTGGACACGTAGTCGGTCTCGGAGTGCACGATGGGCTGACCCGGGTGGAAGGACACGCCCACGGGAACCTGACGGTGGGCGACGATCGGGTTGATCACGGCGTGGGCGTGAGCCTCGTGGGTGGAGTAGGCAAAGTTGCCGCCCAGACGATGGCTCTGGATGATCGCGGAGTCGTGGGAGGGGGCGCGCACGACCACGGGGCCGCCCACGTGCGGGTGGTGCACTGGGGCCACGTAGCTGGCG
The sequence above is drawn from the Penaeus chinensis breed Huanghai No. 1 chromosome 33, ASM1920278v2, whole genome shotgun sequence genome and encodes:
- the LOC125043340 gene encoding uncharacterized protein LOC125043340 yields the protein MKSMLVLLLAACAAASYVAPVHHPHVGGPVVVRAPSHDSAIIQSHRLGGNFAYSTHEAHAHAVINPIVAHRQVPVGVSFHPGQPIVHSETDYVSTYVPRYGYAQPLVARSHY